One window from the genome of Aricia agestis chromosome 6, ilAriAges1.1, whole genome shotgun sequence encodes:
- the LOC121728192 gene encoding alpha-ketoglutarate-dependent dioxygenase alkB homolog 7, mitochondrial — MCNAFSLKILKRCKLKQISIIPNWGVRLYNTDVSKVKVSETPKLEGDQSLIEVLPSWKADEEPELRQAVVRHMRVIPDFVSEAEEAALLAEVEPQLKRMRYEYDHWDNAIEGYRETERAQWGGAAEAAMRRVRAAFPAGARLLAAAHVLDLAAAGHIRPHVDAVRFCGDTIAGLCLLSAAVMRLAHLRRPHLALDALLQRRALYIMSGVARYEFNHAVLGGEASVWRGARLPRKRRVAIICREQPPPQD; from the exons ATGTGTAATGCGTttagtttaaaaattttgaaacgtTGCAAATTAAAGCAAATAAGTATTATTCCTAATTGGGGAGTCAGACTTTATAACACAGATGTTTCTAAGGTTAAAGTTTCAGAGACGCCAAAATTGG AAGGCGATCAGAGTTTGATCGAGGTGCTGCCGTCGTGGAAGGCGGACGAGGAGCCGGAGCTGCGGCAGGCGGTGGTGCGGCACATGCGCGTCATCCCCGACTTCGTCAGCGAGGCCGAGGAGGCCGCCCTGCTGGCCGAGGTGGAGCCGCAGCTCAAGCGCATGAGATACGAGTATGATCACTGGGATAAC GCGATCGAGGGGTACCGCGAGACGGAGCGCGCGCAGTGGGGCGGGGCGGCGGAGGCGGCGATGCGGCGCGTGCGGGCGGCGTTCCCCGCCGGCGCGCGGCTGCTGGCGGCGGCGCACGTGCTGGACCTGGCGGCGGCCGGCCACATCCGCCCGCACGTGGACGCCGTGCGCTTCTGCGGCGACACCATCGCCGGCCTGTGCCTGCTGTCCGCCGCCGTCATGCGCCTCGCGCACCTCCGGCGCCCGCACCTTGCGCTCGACGCGCTGCTGCAGCGCCGCGCGCTTTACATCATGAG CGGCGTGGCGCGGTACGAGTTCAACCACGCGGTGCTGGGCGGCGAGGCGAGCGTGTGGCGCGGAGCCAGGCTGCCGCGGAAACGCCGCGTCGCCATCATCTGCCGCGAGCAGCCGCCGCCACAGGACTGA
- the LOC121728260 gene encoding F-box/LRR-repeat protein 7-like, whose amino-acid sequence MELNDLPDEVLLQIFSLLPPLQLDASVARVCRRWRELVGARVLVLRGPSQLERLPAGLAALVAVRRVPGLCAASALLSRASACARLTHLALHCELPLDEKDYTILATFEHLQHLDVFCKKRVLNKDTLLPPSVTTLVVNDNMANGFLPTLCPQSKVEGFHMYGRSLYYSPREMVKFIGAHSTHLTELTLRCTEMTDKRYAVLGECGALRALRLYSCWLLTWRGVLHLARPRLRCLHLTGARMVRSRALATLLAALPAELQELNVSCGWLGAEHEAAAARLAGLRALEAWRCRADGAALLRLALRLPRLRRLDTDARLSPAQLADLLAHPALQDVRCGGAAGGRGTGRVRVRAAGAGTACVRGDGDGPSADVFYRWADP is encoded by the exons ATGGAATTGAACGACCTGCCGGACGAGGTGCTACTGCAAATATTCAGTCTGCTGCCGCCGCTGCAGCTGGATGCCAGCGTGGCGCGCGTGTGCCGGCGCTGGCGGGAGCTGGTCGGCGCGCGCGTGCTGGTCCTGCGTGGCCCGAGTCAGCTGGAGCGGCTGCCGGCGGGGCTGGCGGCGCTGGTGGCCGTGCGGCGCGTACCCGGCTTGTGTGCCGCCTCGGCCCTTCTGTCCCGAGCCTCCGCCTGCGCCCGCCTCACTCACCTCGCCCTACACTGTGAACTGCCGTTAG ATGAAAAAGATTACACAATTTTGGCTACATTTGAACATTTGCAACATTTGGATGTGTTCTGTAAGAAGAGAGTATTGAATAAGGACACCCTTCTGCCACCCTCTGTGACCACACTGGTAGTCAATGACAACATGGCTAATGGATTTCTTCCCACTCTATGTCCGCAGAGCAAAGTAGAAGGTTTCCATATGTATGGGCGCTCCCTGTACTACTCCCCAAGAGAGATGGTGAAGTTTATAGGGGCCCATTCTACACACCTGACTGAGCTCACACTGAGGTGCACGGAAATGACAGATAAGAG GTACGCGGTGCTGGGTGAGTGTGGGGCGCTGCGGGCGCTGCGGCTGTACTCGTGCTGGCTGCTGACCTGGCGCGGGGTGCTCCACCTCGCCCGCCCCCGCCTACGCTGCCTCCATCTCACTGGAGCCCGCATG GTGCGGTCGCGGGCGCTGGCGACGCTGCTGGCGGCGCTGCCGGCTGAGCTGCAGGAGCTCAACGTGAGCTGCGGCTGGCTCGGCGCCGAGCACGAGGCGGCGGCCGCGCGCCTGGCCGGCCTGCGCGCGCTCGAGGCCTGGCGCTGCCGGGCCGATGGCGCCGCGCTGCTGCGCCTGGCGCTCCGCCTGCCGCGCCTACGCCGCCTCGACACCGACGCCCGTCTGTCGCCGGCGCAGCTGGCCGACCTGCTGGCGCACCCGGCGCTGCAGGACGTGCGTTGCGGGGGCGCGGCGGGCGGGCGCGGCACGGGGCGGGTGCGCGTGCGCGCGGCGGGCGCCGGCACCGCGTGCGTGCGCGGCGACGGCGACGGGCCCAGCGCCGACGTGTTCTACCGTTGGGCGGACCCCTGA